A segment of the Oxyura jamaicensis isolate SHBP4307 breed ruddy duck chromosome 12, BPBGC_Ojam_1.0, whole genome shotgun sequence genome:
CCGAGCCCCCCGCGGCGGGTGCGCGTCTCCATCGCCCCTCCGCCTTTTGGGGTACCTCCAAAGCAAGCGCGGGGGGGAGGAAATCCCAAGTCCCcgggggaaagggggggggggggggggggggatgctcGGTGGGCACCCCCCTCCACCGTGCCCTGGCCGtccccggggccggcggggcaGCCCCGGAGGCTTACCCGGAGGCGGCCGGGGCACGGTGCGCGCCGTCGGGGCCGCCGCGAGCCGCGGGATTTGAGCCCGTGCGCCCCGGGGgcggctcctcctgccccccccccgccccccccggcacgttgcgaggcggcggcggctctGCCTCCACGTGAGCCTCATGTGATGGGGACGGGGGGAGGACGGGGAGGacgggggggggcggcccggcgCGCCCGCCCCGGCGGCCGCCAGACGTGCCGGGAGTCACAGGGTAGCGCACGTCGCCGCCGTCCACCCACTCGCCCGCATTTAACCCGGGCCGCCGCCTCCCGGAGCTCCTCAGCCGGCGCGGACACGGCATGAGCAGCCCGGCCTGAGCTCTGCCTGCCGCAGCTCTTTCCTTAggcccccccttccccacccctccccttcCCCGGCTCGGCTCCGCACCGCGCAGGATGGAGCGCATCCCCAGCGCGCAGCCCCCGCCCGCCTGCCTGGGCAAGCTGCCCGCCCTGGAGAGCGGCGACGTGCCGGGGTAAGGGCTGCgggctcggggggaggaggaggaggaggatatggagaggagaggaaaggaccccccacctccccccctccccagccgcGGCCCCCGGGGGTAACCTGGCTGCTTTCGTTTCGCCCGTGCAGGCTGGACTTCGCGCACATGTACCAAGTGTACAAGCCCAGGAGGGGGCTGAAGCGCAGCGAGGACACCAAGGTAAGGCGCGGGGGACCCCGGGCTGGCTCTCGGGgactggggaaggggggggggggagaggacGCGCACAaagcccccccggccccggagcCCGGCGGGCGCCGCGGGGTGGCCGTGCGGAGCGCTCACCCGGCGCCGCTCCCCGCAGGAGACCTACAAGCTGCCCCACAGGCTCATCGAGAAGAAGCGGCGAGACCGCATCAACGAGTGCATCGCCCAGCTCAAGGACCTGCTGCCCGAGCACCTCAAGCTCACGGTGGGTGCCGCCGGGACCCGCTCTCCCCCTGCCCGCTCCCCCTGCCCACCGCGCACCCCGGCACCGCCACCCCGGGGGCGCACGGACcggggctgcccctgctcctgctcccggAGCCCCGCACAGCCCCCAGATCCCGCACAGCCCCTCAGAGCCCCCGTAgccccggcccggggggggtGGCGGTGCCGGGGGTGCCGCGCACATAGGGGGACTCGCTTCTCTGCGCCCCCCCGGGTGCTCCCAAAATACCCCTGCGGTGCACTGACAGCCGCCCCGGGCTGCCTCGCAGCTGCCTGCCGGTGCACAGGAAGCATGCCCAGGGCtgcgggaggcagcggggatcccccgggcacggggctgcctCCGAGCCTCTGCCCCAGAGCACATCACCCCCATCCCCTGATGCCCACCACCCCTTCCTCTGCCACCCACCGCCCCATCTGCTGCCACCCGCTGCCCTATCCTGTGCCACCCATcgccccttccttccccccagcCCACCACCCCGTCCCCTGCCCCCGTCACCCCGTCCTTGCCCCGCTGCCCCGGACACGCTGGCAGCCCCATCAGGCCCCGGGCGCGTGGCCGAGCCGCGGCGGGCGCCAACCTGTCCCTTTGCTTTCAGACCCTGGGTCACCTGGAGAAGGCTGTGGTTCTCGAGCTTACCTTGAAGCATGTGAAAGCGCTAACCAACCTCattgagcagcagcagcagaaaataattgctttacAGAACGGTTTACAAGCGGGTGAGTATTCACACCATACCGCTGCGCGCTCGGTGACTTTCTGCCGGGTCTTTGAGAGGCTGTGGTGGCACCTCGCTCCGagaagggaggaggcagggcGCGCTTCTTTTAATCGCCTTCGTTTTCTCTCGCTTTGCTTGTGAGCTTGcgccaaaaaaaaagatgtgtttctGAGTGTGGTCAGTCTCGAGTGCACTGTgcagttgttttaaaattaaagtgggttttaagtagttttatttaaagctgGGGTTTGCTCTGAGGTTCTCTCCAAAGCCATTCAGATCTTTACATTCACGTTCAGGAGCTTTGGATCGAGTCCAGTTGcgtttctttgctttttctcaaaaCGCACAAAAACCTGCTCGGTAAGCACCTTTGCAGGTCTCTGTAAGCTCgctgcctgtgctctgcaggcGAAGGGGGAACCCGGTGTAGCAGCTTATCGTGCTTCAGATGTACTTCCTCCTTCTGTATTCACATGTGGCGCTCACGTGAACCTGataagtaaaatttaatttttctgaggAGCCTTCCCCGGCTCTGCCAGCCGCGGGGAgtgcagcagagctctgagcaCAGAACCTGGAGCAGGATCGCCAGGGGCAGCGGCTCCGGAGCTTTCCTGCCCGCACAGCGGGCGCCGTGCGGCCGCTGCCTCCCCCCTGCCGGTTCCCAGGGCTCATGCAGTCAGTGCAGAATTGGAAGTGCGTATGTGAAAGAGGGAGGTAAAAGCGGTAAATTGCGCAGAAACGTACGCAGAATTCAGGCTGACCGTCACGTCTGCCTCGCTCGCTGTGTGGCACCGCAAGTTTGGCATCGCCCCCAGCGCGCCTTGGAGCTGGTAATGGAACTATTTAAGCACgctgttaatttttaatttctctcctgTTAATGTTTCCTCAGGTGACCTGTCATCAAGAAACCTTGATTCCAGCCAGGAAATGTTTCGATCTGGTTTCCAGATGTGTGCCAAGGAAATGCTGCAATACCTGGCAAAGCACGAGAACGGCAAGGAGCTGAAGTCGTCCCAGCTGGTCAGCCATCTGCACCGCATGGCCTCCGAGGTGCTCCAGGGCGGAGCCGGCCGAAAGGCCGGAGACATCCCTCCTAAAATGGTGGACTTGAAAGAGAAACCCGTCTCCTTGAGCAAAGCGGCCGAGGGGCACGGGAAGAACTGTGTGCCCGTGATCCAGAGGACATTTGCGCACTCCAGCGGGGAGCAGAGCGGCAGcgacacagacacagacagcgGGTACGGGGGAGAGCTGGAGAAAAGTGACTCCAAATCCgaacagcagtattttaaaaaggatacCGATCTCAAATACGCTGTCCAGGAGAGAATAAGCTCTATTAAGCAAGAGACTGAGGACCCACCGGCCAAAAGGAGCAGGCTGGAGACGCCTGAAGACGAAGGGCCTTTTGGCAGTGACATGATGGGCTCCCCAAACGGCTTCCTGGGCCCCCACGCTCACCAGCCCCCGTTGTGCCTGCCTTTTTATTTGATCCCGCCATCCGCAACGGCCTATCTGCCGATGCTGGAGAAGTGCTGGTACCCAGCGTCCGTCCCCGTCCTGTACCCCAGCCTCCCGGCCTCCGCCGCAGCGCTCACGGGGTTCATGAACCCCGACAAAATCTCCCCCCCTCTGCTGATGCCCCAGAGACTCCCTTCCCCGGTACCAGCCCATTCCCCCATCGACTCCTCGGCTCTGCTTCAAGCTTTGAAGCAGATTCCTCCGTTGAACTTGGAAACCAAAGACTGAGCGCAGTGtgacctttcatttttattttattttatttttttttttttgttttttgttttaagtttgaGACTGTTTCACTTTTGTACATTGGCTGGACTGAGGTGTGGGGATAAGGTTCACTGCGCATAGGAAGCTAAATCCCCTTTTCTCTGACTTGTCAGGTAGCTTGGAGAAGGATGAAGGATGCACCCAGCTTAGCTGTTCAGAACTACTTccaaaaggacagaaaaaaaaaaaaaaagggttttatGCTTTACCCCttaatttcttccctctccGCACCCGCAGAACAACAGCTGACTTTGTCAGCTGCGATTACGTTtcaaagctgtgaaaaaaataattccatttgGCAGATCTAGGTTTTGGGGTCTGTGGCTATCAAACCATGGTACTTATCGCAAGGGCTTTTAGCACAGCGGCCCCCGGGAGCCCGCGCCGGGCTGTGGCGGTGCCCCCGCGGCGCCACGCTGGAGGCACGCGGCGCGCACGGCGCTCGCTGCTGGTGTTAGGGCCCTGCACGTGCAGGAGGAGCAGTGCGGCGGTCACTGGTGGGTCGTGCACGGTCAGTGGTTCAGGTAGATTTAAGACGGGTTTCTCTCCACACctttgcttatatatatatatatatatttttaataaataaaaggtagaTGCTGCTTGGAAGCTTTACATGGCGTACatctaataaataaattaacacgCGCCCCTTCCTGTAACTCGAGCTGCTAGTTTGGGCCGGGCAGGGGAGAAAATATCCCAAGGATCACTTTGCTCGCTGCACCTGACTCGGGGCCTCTCCCGCTGCTGTCCTGCCTCTGCGGCCGGCCTttgggggccgggggcggcgggggcgcggTGGGGCAGGTGGGGAGCGGGTGCAGGGGGAGCTCCGCTGGATGCCGGCACGCTGCCCACCGGCCCTGCCCCGCCAGTGCCTTTGCGAAAGGCTTTTCAAAGGAGCCTAACCCGGCGGGGCCTGAGCATCCACGTTCCTCAGCCTCCTTGGCAAACCCTGGCCCACATTTCTGCATTAAACAAAGAGGGTTAGGGCTGTGACACTCGTCCCATTAAGTCCTAGAGCTGCAGGGGTCTTTCACCGCAGGCAAACATCGTGTCCAACTTGgctttttgttaaaaaacaaacttcagagCGCAGTgctctactttttcttttttctttttcttttttccttactggTTTTGAGAACTGGTATCCGGAACAACTGTTGTATGGATCTTCATTTCATCCTCCCGTTGCACCAGCTGTTGAGATGCACTATGCTTGATTGCAGGTTGTGTTCTAAcgtttattttgttgttgtttgtttttttttttttggtatacaGTTGTTGCCTTTATTTGTAAAATCctgttataaatatatatatattatataaatatattaaaaggtAAAACGTTTCAGATGTCTATTATTTGTATAACTACTTGAGCAtaaaagaagtgagaaataTGAATGTATTCTTGTTTCtgggttgtcttttttttttttgaagagaagagttttttgtttttctctaggGAGAGGTACAGTGTTTATATTTTGGAGCCTTCTTCAAGGTGGGAtattgtacatatttttatcTCGAGTAAATGTTAAgtagttgtttaaaaatacttaataaaataattcttttcctGTGGAAGATAAGGGTTGGCCTCctgtgcttttaaatatttgattggGGTCATTTTGCAGGGCTCGATCCAGCAACGactggcagcaggagggggtCCCACGGAGGA
Coding sequences within it:
- the BHLHE40 gene encoding class E basic helix-loop-helix protein 40 isoform X1, with protein sequence MERIPSAQPPPACLGKLPALESGDVPGLDFAHMYQVYKPRRGLKRSEDTKETYKLPHRLIEKKRRDRINECIAQLKDLLPEHLKLTTLGHLEKAVVLELTLKHVKALTNLIEQQQQKIIALQNGLQAGDLSSRNLDSSQEMFRSGFQMCAKEMLQYLAKHENGKELKSSQLVSHLHRMASEVLQGGAGRKAGDIPPKMVDLKEKPVSLSKAAEGHGKNCVPVIQRTFAHSSGEQSGSDTDTDSGYGGELEKSDSKSEQQYFKKDTDLKYAVQERISSIKQETEDPPAKRSRLETPEDEGPFGSDMMGSPNGFLGPHAHQPPLCLPFYLIPPSATAYLPMLEKCWYPASVPVLYPSLPASAAALTGFMNPDKISPPLLMPQRLPSPVPAHSPIDSSALLQALKQIPPLNLETKD
- the BHLHE40 gene encoding class E basic helix-loop-helix protein 40 isoform X2, whose amino-acid sequence is MSLPPLAQRSAGKNDRSPSGGKVCFGRLDFAHMYQVYKPRRGLKRSEDTKETYKLPHRLIEKKRRDRINECIAQLKDLLPEHLKLTTLGHLEKAVVLELTLKHVKALTNLIEQQQQKIIALQNGLQAGDLSSRNLDSSQEMFRSGFQMCAKEMLQYLAKHENGKELKSSQLVSHLHRMASEVLQGGAGRKAGDIPPKMVDLKEKPVSLSKAAEGHGKNCVPVIQRTFAHSSGEQSGSDTDTDSGYGGELEKSDSKSEQQYFKKDTDLKYAVQERISSIKQETEDPPAKRSRLETPEDEGPFGSDMMGSPNGFLGPHAHQPPLCLPFYLIPPSATAYLPMLEKCWYPASVPVLYPSLPASAAALTGFMNPDKISPPLLMPQRLPSPVPAHSPIDSSALLQALKQIPPLNLETKD